Proteins encoded together in one Riemerella anatipestifer window:
- a CDS encoding dipeptidase codes for MQETQNYIQNHKKRFLDELIELLKIASISADPAYNQDVLNCAEEVAKHLANAGADAVEVCETKGYPIVFGEKIIDPSLPTALVYGHYDVQPPDPLELWESGPFEPVVKETPLHPEGAIFARGAADDKGQFFMHLKAFEAMMKTNVLPCNVKFIIEGEEEVGSASLADFLKENQSKLSCDVILISDTGLYSMEQPTVTTGLRGLSYVEVEVEGPNRDLHSGLYGGAVPNPINVLSKMIGSLIDDKGRITVEGFYDNVEVVSLEERAEMNKLKDDVESFKKSIGLNGIQGEEGYTTLERTSIRPTLDVNGMWGGYIGEGAKTVIPSKAFAKISMRLVPNQTPEEITEKFVNHFKKIAPDSVKVKVTPYHGGMPYVLKSDTNEFLAAKKAMEKAFGKEVLPFRSGGSIPITALFEEVLGAKCVLMGFGLDTDAIHSPNEHYGLYNFYKGIESIPYFFQYYTEMKTK; via the coding sequence ATGCAAGAAACACAAAATTACATTCAAAACCACAAGAAAAGATTTTTAGACGAACTTATAGAATTGCTTAAAATAGCTTCTATTAGTGCAGACCCAGCTTATAATCAAGATGTGCTTAACTGTGCTGAAGAGGTAGCAAAACACCTAGCTAATGCGGGAGCGGATGCGGTTGAGGTGTGTGAGACCAAAGGTTATCCTATTGTATTTGGTGAGAAAATTATAGACCCATCACTTCCTACGGCATTGGTTTATGGGCATTACGATGTGCAGCCACCAGACCCTTTGGAATTGTGGGAAAGTGGTCCTTTTGAGCCTGTAGTTAAAGAAACTCCGTTGCACCCAGAAGGAGCAATTTTTGCAAGAGGAGCGGCAGACGATAAAGGTCAGTTTTTTATGCATTTAAAGGCGTTTGAAGCGATGATGAAGACCAATGTCCTCCCTTGTAATGTTAAATTTATCATAGAAGGAGAAGAGGAAGTTGGTTCGGCTAGCTTGGCGGATTTCCTTAAAGAAAACCAATCTAAACTGTCTTGTGATGTCATTCTGATTTCAGATACGGGGCTTTATTCTATGGAGCAACCTACGGTAACTACAGGGCTTAGAGGTCTTAGTTATGTAGAAGTAGAGGTGGAAGGTCCTAACCGAGATTTACATTCTGGACTTTATGGAGGGGCTGTTCCTAACCCTATCAATGTGTTGTCTAAAATGATAGGTAGTCTTATAGATGACAAAGGTAGGATAACTGTGGAAGGTTTCTATGATAATGTAGAAGTTGTTTCCCTTGAAGAAAGAGCAGAAATGAATAAACTGAAAGATGATGTAGAATCTTTTAAAAAGTCAATTGGGCTTAATGGTATACAGGGAGAAGAAGGTTATACGACTTTGGAGAGAACTTCTATTAGACCAACTTTAGATGTTAATGGTATGTGGGGAGGCTATATTGGAGAAGGTGCTAAAACCGTAATACCATCTAAGGCGTTTGCTAAAATTTCAATGAGATTAGTGCCTAACCAAACACCAGAGGAGATTACAGAGAAATTTGTAAATCACTTTAAGAAAATAGCACCAGATAGCGTTAAAGTAAAAGTAACACCATACCACGGTGGAATGCCTTATGTCTTAAAGAGCGATACCAATGAGTTTTTGGCGGCTAAAAAAGCAATGGAAAAAGCTTTTGGAAAAGAAGTTTTACCATTTAGAAGTGGTGGTAGTATCCCAATTACGGCATTGTTTGAGGAAGTTTTAGGAGCTAAATGTGTATTGATGGGCTTTGGTTTAGATACAGATGCAATACATTCTCCTAACGAACATTATGGCTTGTATAACTTCTATAAGGGGATAGAAAGTATTCCGTATTTCTTTCAATACTATACAGAGATGAAAACTAAGTAA
- a CDS encoding GIN domain-containing protein has protein sequence MKNLKKWILLFLTLFIVSVYSQKVNLTNAPTKTQTFDVASFNQLKVQSNIGVKLVKSNQEKVEVTSNALDYLTVVSSNGVLTLKYKPNTSLKNAKTKAIVYTKNINKMEVSGASSVESQDTFNTSDIRLSGASNISGNFNAKNINLSCSGASDFKGNLNADSTTIEISGASNTSGTITAKSAKIEVSGASNINSQINTANVTTLEVSGASKAVLKGSSNKITASASGASKIDLSDLSYSSIEKENNSMSKIISK, from the coding sequence ATGAAAAATCTAAAAAAATGGATCTTATTGTTCCTTACCTTGTTTATTGTTAGCGTGTATTCGCAGAAAGTAAATCTCACCAACGCTCCTACCAAAACCCAAACGTTTGATGTGGCTAGTTTTAACCAGCTTAAAGTTCAATCCAATATAGGAGTTAAATTAGTAAAGTCTAATCAGGAGAAAGTAGAGGTAACTTCTAACGCTTTAGATTACCTTACCGTTGTTTCTAGCAATGGTGTGCTTACATTAAAATACAAGCCTAACACCTCTCTAAAAAATGCTAAAACCAAAGCCATCGTCTATACCAAAAACATCAACAAAATGGAGGTAAGCGGTGCTTCTTCTGTAGAAAGTCAAGATACATTCAATACTAGTGATATTCGTTTGAGCGGAGCCTCTAATATTTCTGGAAACTTTAATGCTAAAAATATCAACCTTAGTTGCAGTGGTGCAAGTGACTTTAAAGGTAACCTAAATGCCGATAGCACTACCATTGAAATCAGTGGTGCAAGTAATACTTCTGGAACTATTACCGCTAAGAGTGCTAAAATTGAAGTAAGCGGTGCATCTAACATCAATAGTCAAATAAACACCGCCAATGTAACTACTTTGGAAGTTTCTGGTGCTTCTAAAGCTGTTCTAAAAGGAAGTTCTAATAAAATAACAGCTAGTGCTAGTGGAGCTTCTAAAATAGATTTGTCTGACTTGTCTTACAGCAGTATAGAAAAAGAAAACAACTCTATGAGTAAAATAATCTCTAAATAA